In Ischnura elegans chromosome 6, ioIscEleg1.1, whole genome shotgun sequence, one genomic interval encodes:
- the LOC124160514 gene encoding RNA guanine-N7 methyltransferase activating subunit-like translates to MSSSEDKVVSVETSSSNNMSDDLNQFLSECERDFSKRYTEEDSEFAALLRKDPPSPPIVSPWYGRPPDYSRGRDGGRRNDRRRPYDDRSHNHYNERNRYNPRQRNDDRSNYGNRRYDDRYRH, encoded by the coding sequence ATGAGCTCTTCGGAAGATAAGGTGGTGTCTGTTGAAACGTCCTCTTCAAACAACATGTCAGATGATTTGAACCAGTTCCTTTCGGAGTGTGAAAGAGACTTCAGCAAGAGGTATactgaagaagattcagaatttGCTGCATTATTACGAAAAGACCCACCATCCCCCCCTATTGTGTCTCCATGGTATGGGAGGCCTCCTGATTACAGTCGTGGGAGGGATGGTGGTCGAAGGAATGATAGAAGGAGACCTTATGACGACAGATCTCACAATCACTACAATGAGAGAAATAGATATAATCCACGCCAACGGAATGATGACAGAAGTAACTATGGGAATAGGAGGTATGACGACAGGTACCGCCATTAA